The genomic stretch CCACCGACCTGGCCACGGCCACCACCGGCGCCACCACCACTGCCACCCGGTGCACGGGTGATCTGGGCGGTCGCGTACCGCAGCGAGGGGCCGATCTCGTCGACCTCGAGCTCGATGCTCGTCCGCTGCTGACCCTCACGGTCCTGGTAGGAACGCTGACGGAGACGACCCTGCGCGATGACGCGCGAGCCCTTCGTCAGCGACCCCGCCACGTGCTCGGCGAACTCGCGCCACACACTCGCACGGAGGAACAGCGCGTCGCCGTCCTTCCACTCGTTCGCCTGACGGTCGAACGTGCGAGGAGTCGACGCGATGGTGAAGTTCGCCACGGCGAGCCCGTTCTGCGTGTACCGCAGCTCCGGGTCCGCGGTGAGGTTGCCCACCACCGTGATGACGGTTTCGCCGGCCACGGGCTACTCGGCGCTCGCGGTCGTGGCGGCCGAGGCCGACGCGTTGGCGGCCTTGCGGGCGGCACGGGCTTCGTCGCGCTGCTTCTGCGCGGCGACCTGGGCCATGCCCTCTTCGGCGCGGAGGACCTTGGTGCGCAGGACGGCCTCGGAGAGACCGAGCTGGCGGTCCAGCTCCTTGGCGGAGTCGGCGGACGACGTGAAGTTCACGACGGCGTAGATGCCCTCGGTCTTCTTCGCGATCTCGTAAGCGAGCCGGCGACGGCCCCAGACGTCCACGTTGTCGACGGTGCCACCGTCGTTGCGGATGACCGCGAGGAACTTGTCCAGGCTGGGAGCGACGGTGCGCTCATCGATCTCGGGGTCGAGGATCGCCATCAGTTCGTACTGGTGCATGCGGAACCCACCTCCTCTGGTCTCAGCGGCCCCGGGCAGTTCCCGGGACAGGAGGGTTGATGCATGTGCCCCGGCACGCAGAAGGCGCGCGAGACAACCTGCCCATCGTAGCGGACGGCCTGGAGGCGCGCCACCGTCGAGCGGATCAGCCCTCGTCGCGGGACGCCCACCAGGCGCGGAGGCGCGCTTCGGCGTCCTCGGGCCCGAGCGGGCCCTCGTCCATCCGCGCCTCGAGCAGGAAGCGGTACGCGTCGCCGACGGCGCGCCCCGGCGGGATGTCGAGGATCCGCATGATGTCGTCCCCGGAGAGGTCGGGACGCATGGAGTCGAGTTCCTCCTGCTCCGCGAGGACGGCGATCCGGGCCTCCAGGTCGTCGTACGCGAACCCGAGCCGGTCCGCCTTCCGACGGTTCCTGGTGGTGACGTCCGAGCGGGTGAGCTCGTGCAGCCGCTCGAGCTGGTCGCCGGCGTCACGGACGTAGCGGCGGACGGCCGCGTCGGTCCAGGCGCCCTCGGTGTATCCGAAGAACCGCAGGTGCAGCTCGATCAGCCGCGAGACCGAGGCGATCGTGTCGTTGTCGAAGCGCAGCGCCCGCAGCCGCTTCTTCGCCAGCTTCGAGCCGACCAGGTCGTGGTGGTGGAAGCTGACGGCACCGCCCGGCTCGAGCTTCCGGGTCGCCGGCTTGCCGATGTCGTGCAGCAGTGCGGCCAGGCGCAGGACGGTGTCGGGTGCCTCGCCCGGGTGCCGCTCGGCCTCGTACCCGATCGCCTGCGTCAGGACGGTGAGCGAGTGCTCGTACACGTCCTTGTGGTGGTGGTGCTCGTCGATCTCGAGCTTCATCGCGGGGAGCTCGGGCAGGACCAGCTCGGCGATGCCGGAGTCGACCAGCAGCCGGATGCCCTCGACCGGGTCGTTCGTGTTCAACAGCTTCACGAGCTCGTCCCGAACGCGCTCGGCGGAGATGTTCTCGATCGAGTCGGCGAGGTCCGTCATCGCGTCACGGACGTCGTCGGACACGGTGAAGCCGAGCTGGGCCGTGAACCGGGCGGCGCGCATCATCCGGAGCGGGTCGTCGCGGAAGGACACCCGGGCCGCCTGCGGGGTCGCCAGGCGCTGCGCGAGCAGGTCCTCGACACCGCCGTGCACGTCGACGAGTTCACGCTGGGGGAGTCGGAGCGCCATCGCGTTGACGGTGAAGTCGCGGCGGAGCAGGTCGGCCTCGATGGTGTCGCCGAACGTGACCTCGGGCTTGCGGGTCTCGCCGTCGTAGACGTCACTGCGGTAGGTGGTGATCTCGACCTGCTCGCCGCGGACCATGGCGGCGATGGTGCCGAACTGGCGCCCGACGTCCCAGGTGTTGCTGGCGAGGGGCTCGACGATCGCCAGGACGGCGTCCGGGCGGGCGTCCGTCGTGAAGTCGAGGTCGGTCACCGGACGGCCGAGGAAGGCGTCGCGGACGGGCCCGCCGACGAGGGCGAGCTCGTGACCGGCAGCGGCGAACGCCCGTGCGAGGACGTCGACGGTGTCGGTGGCGGCGAGTGCGTCGAGTCGCTCGACGGCCTGGGCTACGGACTGCATGACGCCCACGATCATCCCAGATAGTGGGCCCGAGCACCTGCGCGCTCGCCTGCTGTCATGGTCGTGGCTCATACACTCGTCGTGGCCCGCCCCGACCAGGGCCCTCCCACATGCAGATTCTCCGTACCGTGCTCACCGCCGCCGCGTCCGCCCTGGTCGCCACCGGTCTGGTCATCGCGCCCGCCGCGGTGGACGTCGCCGACGCCGCCACCACCTCGAAGCCCGCGAGCCCGGCCGCGGCCCAGGCCGGCACCGCGTCGGTCCAGGTGACGCCGTCCGGAAGCGGGGTGATGAACCTCGGTGACGACCTCTCGCTGTCCGTCACGGTGACGAACGACACCGACTCGGCACTGCCCGCGGGCCGCGCGGACCTGGACATCATCCGGCCGGTCGTGGGCACACGCGACATCCTCACCGACTGGATCAACGACACCTCCCCGGACGGTTGGCCCGGCGATCCGATGGACCGGGTGACGATCCCGGAGGTCCCGGCGCACCGATCCGTCACGGTCGACTCGATCTCGGTGCCGTTCGCCGACGTCCGTCTCGGCACGCTGAACCCCTTCGGTGCCCGACGCATCGCGGCCTCGTACTTCGCCGGCTCGACCCTCGCCGTCGGACGCTCCGCCTTCACGTGGAACCCCGGACCCGACCCCGCGCCGGTCGACGTCGCGGTGGCGATGCCCGTCACGGTGCCGGCGACCGACGACGGCCTGCTCAGCGCCAACACCCTGGCTGCCGACACCGCCGTCGACGGCACCCTCACCCAGCAGCTCGACGCGGCCGAGGGCCACAGCGTCGCCCTCGCCGTCGACCCACGCATCATCGCGTCCATCCGGATCCTCGGCGACGACGCCCCGAGCTCGGCGACCGCGTGGCTCGAGCGGCTGGAGGGCCTCCGGAACGAGAAGTTCCCGCTGTCCTACGCCGACGCCGACGTGACGGGGCTGCGCCAGGCCGGACTGTCGGGCATCGCGGCGCCGATCTCCTTCGACCAGGCCATCGCCGCCGCCGTCGACGCCGACCGGTTCCCCGGGGCCACCCCGAGCCCGACCACCACGCCGGAGCCGACCGACCAGGCGACGGACCCGGCGCAGGACCCCACCGACGGCGCGGGGTCGACCACCCAGACCCCGGGCGACACCGCGACCGAGCCGACCGACACCGCCACCACGGACGCCGCCGACGGCACCGGCAACGGCACCGGGAACACCGACGAGACCGACCCCGCCACGATCCCCACCTCGGCCTCGCTGGTGTCCTTCCCCTGGACCGTCGACACCGTCGCCTGGCCGGTCGAGGGCACCGTCTCCTCCGACGACCTCCCCGCCCTCCGCACCGCCGGCTACACCTCGACGATCCTGTCCAGCGGCAACACCTCGGCCGGCCAGGACACCACGGTCGCCGCGGCCGAGCAGGTCTCCTCCACGAAGGCCCTCGTCGCCGACCAGGGGATGTCCGACCTGCTGCGCCAGGCGGCCGACGCGAAGTCCGCACGTGCAACCGACCGCGCGATGGCAACCCTCCGCGCGACCCTCGCCACCGTCGCCGTCCAGGGCAGCGCCACCGGCCCGGTCCTGCTGACCCTCGACCGGTCCTGGCCGACCGACTCCGCGCGCCTCGAGCAGGCGCTGGACGCCCTCGAGGACACCGCCTGGATCGCGCCCACGGACTTCTCCACCGTCGTCGACGCCAAGCCCGGATCGCTGACCCTGCAGAGCAAGGACGACGGCTCCGACCGGCTGACGGTCCTCCGCCGCCTGGTCCGCTCCGAGCAGGCCCTCGTCGGCTTCGCCAGCGCCGTCGCCGACCCGGTCGAGGTCACCGCCCCGGCCCGTCTGCGCACCCTCGCCGCGGCGTCGAACGCCTGGCGTGCGGACACCGACGGGCTCACGACCGTCGTGGACGGCATCACCGCGGACGACCAGAAGACCATCGCAAGCGTCGGCATCGTGAACTCGAGTGACATCACCCTGCTCGGCGACCGGTCCTCGCTGCCGATCTCGGTCCGGAACCGGTCCGACTGGCCGGTCACGGTGTTCCTGACCGTCACGCCGTCGAACTCGTTCCTGCGCATCGAACGGAACGCGGTCGAGGTCACGATCCAACCCCGCTCCTCGACCCGCACCACGTTCCCGGTGCAGTCGGTCGCGAACGGCAAGGTCGCCCTGTCGATGGCGCTGACGAGCTCGAGCGGCGCCCGCATCGCCACGCCCGCCACGGTCGAGATCAACGTGCAGGCGCAGTGGGAGACCGTCATCACGGCCCTCGCTGCGATCGCCGTCGTCGTCGTCTTCGGCCTGGGGATCCTCCGCAACGTCCGCCGCCGTCTGCGTCGCCGCAACGGCGAACCGGAGTCGGAGGAGGACGACGACCCCAACCGTCCCCTCGAGGTCCAGCCCCCCGGGCCCGGTGAGCCCCCGGTGGACGCTGACGCCACACCGTCGGCCGACCCCTCCCGGTCTGCCGACGTCTCCCGGGCTGCCGACCTCTCCCGGTCTGGAGGCCCGACCACCGTCCCCGGGCCCGCCACCGCGATCGCCGCGGCCAGCTCCGGCACCGACACCGTCGGTGGGGACGGCGACCGTCTCGAGGACGCGATCGCGCGTGCCGGGGTCGAGTCGAGCCTCCCGTCCGACCACCGCCCCGAGGAGCCGACCATCAGCACCACCCAGCCCAGCGCCGAGGTCGACGCCGAGCAGGGCGAGGGGCGTGGCCTCGGCCGGGCCAGCGCGATGCTCGCGGCGGGGACGATGATCTCGCGCCTGCTCGGGTTCGCGAAGACGTTCGTGCTCGCCTACGCGATCGGCAACTCGGGGTCCCGCGCGGCGAACGCCTTCTCGGTCTCCAACCAGCTGCCGAACAACATCTACGCCCTGATCGCCGGTGGCCTGCTCTCCGCCGTGCTGATCCCACAGATCGTGCGTGCGATGAAGCAGCACAACGACGGCGGCACGGCGTACGTGAACAAGATCGTGACGCTCGCTGGCTCCGTGTTCATCGTGATCACGATCGCGGCGACACTCCTCGCACCGTTCCTGGTGAACGCCTACAGCCAGGGCGCCGGGGACAGTGGCAAGGGCTTCACACCGGCGCAGACGGACCTGGCCATCGCGTTCGCGTTCTGGTGCCTCCCCCAGATCCTCTTCTACGCGATGTACTCACTGCTCGGTGAGGTCCTCAACGCGAAGCAGGTCTTCGGTCCGTTCACCTGGGCACCGCTGATCAACAACGTGATCGCGATCGCCGGGCTCGTCGTGTTCATCGCCATGTTCCACGGACGAGACGTCAACTCGAGCGTCGATGCGTGGACTCCGCTCAAGGTCGCCATCCTCGCCGGCAGTGCGTCGTTCGGCGTCTTCGCCCAGGCCGCGTTCCTCCCGCTGTTCTGGCGCCGAGCAGGACTGTCCTTCCGACTCGACTTCCGCTGGCGCGGCGTCGGACTGAAGTCCACCGGGACGGCGGCCGGCTGGCTGTTCGGCATGATCCTCATCACGCAGCTCGCAGGCCTCGTCCAGTCGCGGGTCGCGTCCCTGGCAGAGGGTGCCGGTAATGCCACACTCGCGACGAGCTGGCTGCTCTTCATGCTGCCGCACTCGATCATCACCGTGTCGATCGCGACCGCGTACTTCACCCGCATGAGCCACGACGCCGAGCGGGGAGACCTCGACGCAGTCCGGCGGAACCTGTCGCTGTCCCTCCGGATCGTCGGGCTCTTCACCGTCTTCGCGACGGTGGCGCTCATCGTGACGTCGACCTCGTTCGCGCGCATCTGGGAGAACACGTTCGGGCTGACCCAGGCCATGGCGTGGGTGCTCGTGGGGTTCATGCCCGGGCTGGTCCTCTTCAGCATGCTCTTCATCATCCAGCGCGTCTTCTGGGCCCTGCACGACCACCGCACTCCGTTCCTCATGCAGATCGTGCAGTCCGGCCTCTTCGTCATCGGGGCCCTCGCGGTCGCCACGTTCCCCGCGCAACACATCGGTGTCGGCATCGCGGTGTGCACCACGCTCGCCGGTACCGCGCAGACGATCGTGGCCCTCGTCCTCGTCCGCAAGCGTCTCGGCGGGATCGACGGCCCGAACGTCACTCGATCGCACGTGCAGTTCCTGATCGGCGCGTTGATCGCCGGGGTCGCTGGGGTGCTCGTCGCGAACTTCTTCGGTGCGTTCTCCGAGGGCGGCTTCGCGATGGCCGACGTGACGAGCGCCCTCATCACGCTCGTGCTGACCGGAGCGGTCATGGCAGCCGTGTACTTCGGTGTGCTCGTCGTCGCGAAGAACGGCGAGATCGCGAACGCCGTGACGCTGGTCCGCAGCCGCCTCGGACGCTGACCGCACAGCCAGGCCGCGGGAATGGCGCGCCGGTACCATTGGTTGACCCGGTCAGCAAGCAACGAAAGGGCAATCACGCATGCGCGAGCTCATCATCATCGGTTCCGGTCCTGCCGGGTTCACGGCCGGCATCTACGCCGCGCGCGCTGAGCTGAAGCCGCTCATCGTCGCCTCGAGTGTCGAGACCGGCGGTGAACTCACCAAGACGACCGAGGTCGAGAACTTCCCGGGCTTCCCCGAGGGCGTCCAGGGCCCCGACCTCATGATCAAGATGCAGGAACAGGCCGAGAAGTTCGGTGCCGAGGTCCTGTACGACGACGCCGTCTCGGTCGACCTCACCGGTCAGGTCAAGAAGGTCACGGTCGGCTCCGGCGAGACGTACGAGGCCCTCACGGTCATCTACGCCACGGGTTCGGCGTACCGCCACCTGGGCCTCCCGGACGAAGAGCGCCTGTCCGGTCACGGCGTCTCCTGGTGCGCCACGTGCGACGGCTTCTTCTTCCGTCAGAAGAACATCGCCGTCGTCGGCGGTGGCGACTCCGCGATGGAAGAGGCCACGTTCCTCACCCGCTTCGCCGACAAGGTGACGGTCATCCACCGCAAGGACTCGCTGCGTGCGTCGAAGATCATGCAGGACCGCGCGATGAACGACCCGAAGATCGAGTTCGCCTGGAACAAGGAGGTCACCGGCATCACGGGTGACTCCGCGGTCGATGGCGTCACGCTCAAGGACACCGTCACCGGGGAAGAGTCCTCACTCGCCCTCGACGGCCTGTTCATCGCGATCGGCAACGACCCGCGCACGCACCTGGTCCACGGCCAGCTCGAGATCGCTCCCGAGGGCACGCTCGCGGTCGAGGGTCGCACCTCCCGCGCCGTCGGCGTCCCGGGTGTCTTCATCGCCGGCGACGTGCTCGACCCGACGTACCGCCAGGCGATCACCGCCGCCGGTTCCGGTGCGGTCGCAGCGCTCGACGCCGAGAAGTACCTGGCCGACCTCGACCACGACCTGACCGACCAGGCCGAGGGTGTCACCCCGGCCGAGGCGATCATCGACGTCACCGCCCGGGTCTGACCCCGGCCCTGCACGCCACGGGAATGCACGTCGCTGCGTCCCCGTTCACCACACCGAACCGACTTCCCGTCGAAGGAGCAAACATGTCCAGCGCAAAGGCAGTGACCGACGCCACGTTCGAGGCCGAAGTCCTCAAGTCCGACAAGACGATCCTCGTGGACTTCTGGGCTGAGTGGTGCGGCCCGTGTCGCGCGGTCTCGCCGATCCTCGACCAGATCGCCGCGGAGCACGCCGACAAGATCGAGATCGTCAAGCTCAACGTCGACGACAACCCCCAGTCGGCCATGAACTACCAGATCACGTCGATCCCGGCGATGAAGGTGTTCAAGGGCGGCGAGGTCGTCAAGACCGTCATCGGCGCCAAGCCGAAGCCGGCCCTCGAGGCCGACCTCGCGGACTTCCTCGCGTAGGGATCCGCCACACAGACGCGGACGCCCCGCCCTCCATTCCATCGGAGGGCGGGGCGTCCGTCTGTCTGGAGGCCCGCCCACCGTCCGCCGCCCTGCTGACGCTGGATGGGCCTCCAGGCCGGCAACAGGCCACGGATCGCCGATCGGCCTGTGACGCGGAACGACGGATGCCCGGCTGCATGTCGTACTGTGGCGAGAACGACCGAGTGGAGGAAACTCGATGACGAACGGCAACAGTCTCGACCCCTGGTACGACTCCTACGCCCAGCGCACCGCCGGGCTGAGCGCCTCCGAGGTCCGAGCTCTGTTCGCCGTCGCGTCGAGGCCCGAGGTGGTCTCCCTCGCCGGCGGCATGCCCTTCGTCTCCGCGCTGCCGCGTGAGCTCGTCACCGGCTCACTCGACCGTGTGATGGCCGAGGACGCGGCGATGGCGCTGCAGTACGGCGGCGGACAGGGCCTGCGCTCCCTGCGCGAGCACATCGTCAACGTCATGTCCCTCGAGGGCATCCGTGCCAGCGCCGAGGACGTCGTGGTGACCACCGGGTCACAGCACGCCCTGGACCTCGTCACGCGCCTGTTCATCGACCCGGGCGACGTCGTCCTGGCCGAGTCCCCCTCGTACGTCGGCGCCATCGGTGTGTTCCGCTCGTACCAGGCTGAGACGGTCCACGTGGCGACCGACGAGCTCGGTCTGGTCCCGGAGGCCCTGCGCGAGACGATCGCCCGTCTGCGGGCCGCTGGCAAGCGGATGAAGTTCCTGTACACGATCCCGAACTTCCACAACCCCGCCGGCGTCACGATGAGCCGGGAGCGCCGCATCGAGGTGCTCGACATCTGCCGCTCGAACAACATCCTGGTGCTCGAGGACAACCCCTACGGGCTGCTCTGGTTCGACGAGCCCGCGCCGCAGGCAATCCGCTCGATCGACGACGAGGGTGTGGTCTACCTCGGCTCGTTCTCGAAGACCCTCGCGCCCGGGTTCCGCGTCGGGTGGGCGCTCGCGCCGCACGCCATCCGCGAGAAGCTCGTGCTCGCCAACGAGTCCGCCGTCCTCGCCCCGAACTCGTTCGGGCAGTACGTCGTGAACGCGTACCTCGATGCCGCGGACTGGAAGGGTCAGGTCGACACATTCCGCGGCATCTACGCCGAGCGCCGCGACGCCATGCTCTCGGCACTGGGGGAGTTCCTGCCGGACCTCAGCTGGACGGTCCCGAACGGAGGGTTCTTCATCTGGCTCACCTTGCCGGAGTCGCTCGACTCGAAGGGCATGCTGCCCCGGGCCGTCAAGGAGCTCGTCGCCTACACCCCTGGCACCGCTTTCTTCGCCGACGGCCGCGGCGCCGGAAACATTCGACTGTCGTTCTGCTACCCCACGCCGGAGCAGATCCGCGTCGGCGTGAAGCGGTTGGCCTCGGTGGTCAACGACGAGCTCGAACTGGTCGAGACCTTCGGTTCCGCCAGCCGGTCGAGCACCTCGGTGAGCACGTCGTCGGTCAGCTCACCCCAGCCGAACATGCCCTGATCAGGCTTTTCCCATCGCTCCACCCCATCCGCAGAGGATCCCGCCCATGGCTGAGTTCGCCCGCCGTCACGTCGTCGTCGTCGCCGGGGGGATCTCCCACGAACGGGACATCTCGCTGCGCTCCGGTCGTCGAGTCGCGGACTCGTTGAACGGGTACGGATGGCAGGTCGACCTCCGCGACGCAGATGCTTCCCTGCTGCCCGCTCTGGCAGCGGACCGACCGGACGTCGTCTGGCCGGCACTGCACGGTGCCTCCGGTGAAGACGGCGCGCTCCGCGGCATCCTGGAGGCACTCGACATCCCGTACGTCGGCTCACGCTCGACGTCGGCTCGCCTGGCATGGGACAAGCCCACAGCCTCTGCGCTCGTGTCCCGCGCAGGCGTCCGGACGCCGCGCTCGATCACGCTGTCGCACGACGTCTTCCGCGAACTCGGTGCCGTCGGCGTCCTGCAGGCCATCGCCTCCGAGCACCCGGTACCGCTCGCGGTGAAGCCAGCACGCGGAGGCAGCGCACAGGGCGTCACCCTCGTCGAGAACGTCGAAGACCTGCCGCGCGCGATGGTCGCGGCCTACACGTACTGCGAGGACGCGGTCGTCGAGCAGCTGATCCGCGGGACCGAGATCGCGGTCGGCATCATCGACACCGGGGACGGCCCGCTGGCGTTGTCGCCGGTGGAGATCGTGCCGCGGAACGGCTTCTACGGTTACGAAGCGCGGTACAACGCGGGGGAGACGACGTTCTTCACCCCCGCACGGCTGAGCCCGGAGCAGTCGCAGGCTGCCTCCGCCGCTGCGATCCTGGCGCACCGTGCTCTCGGGCTGCGCCACGTCTCTCGCGTGGACATCATCATCGACGGCGCAGGGACGCCGTGGTTCCTCGAGGCGAACGTGCTGCCTGGGCTCACCGAGACATCGCTCGTGCCGCAGGCGCTCTCGGCGTCGGGCTTCGACCTCGGGTGGACCTACGCCGAGCTCGCGGAGCAGGCCATCCGGGACCACTCGGCCTGAGGTCGGTAGCCAGTCGGGTCCCTCTCCTTCCAGACGGTGATGCGCTCCTGGTTGACTCCGTGGATTGTTCCACGTGGAACATCGTCGCTGGATCGCTGCCCTGCGCTGGACGGGCCTCCCGGTGGCATCCTGAGCGTGTGGCAGACCCCGAATGGACCTTGACGACGACGATCCGGGGCTCATTCTTCAGAGCCGTCAACCCTGCCTTCCGCGAGCTCGCCCTCGCCGGATCACGTTCAGCCGGCCGCTACTCGCCGGCACACGAGCCCACGCTTTACTTGAGTTCGTCGATCGCCGGGGTCAACGCTGCGATGCTCGCGCACCGAGGGGCGCGAGCAGAGCGGCTCGACGTCGTCACGGTGGAGGTCGAGGCGCACGGGATCATCGATCTGCGCGACACCGAGGTACTGCGAGCGATCGGCATCGACCTCGCTGACGTGGTCGCTCCGTGGCAGGACGACGTCGCTGCCGGTCGGTCTCCGCGTTCGTGGGCAGTGCGGGACCGCGCTCTCGAGGTCGGCGCCGCGGGTCTCATCGATCCGTCTCGACGGGCCCCGGGCAAGTGGCATCTCGTGCTGTTCCGGTGGAACGACAGTGACGCGCCGACAGTGCGGCTGCCTGAAACCGACGCGGTCAAATCTCGATGATGCCGCGAGGGCTGCGCGCGCACCCACCAGATCCGAGAGTTCGGGTAGCGATGCAGCGCGGCCCGGCGCCGGTACCTGTCGCCTGATCGTCGCGCTGCCGCTCCAGCACCTGGACACGCAGACGCAACCACTCAGCGAATAGTCCGCTCGGGAACTCGGCATCTCGAGGACTGAGGGCCAGGGAGCTCGTCGACTGGGGGACCGGGGAACTCGGAGACTCGGGCCACCGGGCGATCGAACGACCGGGCAACCGGGGAAACGGGGCCTCGGATGATCGGGCAACCGGGGGACCGGACGAACGGGCAATCCGGAGGAACGAGCAACGGGGGAAACGGGGCCGCGGACGACCGGGCAACCGGGGAAACGGCGAACCGGAGGAACGGGCAACCGGGTACTCGGGCTGCCGGGCGTTGGGTTAGTCGGGCAATCGGCGCTCAGGGCGCCGGGCTCAGGGCTCAGGGCTCAGGCCTCAGGGCTCAGCGCTCAGCGCTCAGCGCTCAGCGCTCTCGTACACGGGCAACCGGCCCGGTCACGCGGGACCGACGCCATGCGGGTAGGCCTGCCCGCGGGCACGCGGGCACGCGGCCACGGGGCCACCGGGCCACGGGCCT from Curtobacterium sp. MCLR17_032 encodes the following:
- a CDS encoding single-stranded DNA-binding protein gives rise to the protein MAGETVITVVGNLTADPELRYTQNGLAVANFTIASTPRTFDRQANEWKDGDALFLRASVWREFAEHVAGSLTKGSRVIAQGRLRQRSYQDREGQQRTSIELEVDEIGPSLRYATAQITRAPGGSGGGAGGGRGQVGGGNSSGGGNGGYNGGASGGNGGGQSDAPWSPQGGQQGGGNAQSNDVWSTPGGTYDDETPF
- the rpsF gene encoding 30S ribosomal protein S6, producing the protein MHQYELMAILDPEIDERTVAPSLDKFLAVIRNDGGTVDNVDVWGRRRLAYEIAKKTEGIYAVVNFTSSADSAKELDRQLGLSEAVLRTKVLRAEEGMAQVAAQKQRDEARAARKAANASASAATTASAE
- a CDS encoding CCA tRNA nucleotidyltransferase, with the translated sequence MQSVAQAVERLDALAATDTVDVLARAFAAAGHELALVGGPVRDAFLGRPVTDLDFTTDARPDAVLAIVEPLASNTWDVGRQFGTIAAMVRGEQVEITTYRSDVYDGETRKPEVTFGDTIEADLLRRDFTVNAMALRLPQRELVDVHGGVEDLLAQRLATPQAARVSFRDDPLRMMRAARFTAQLGFTVSDDVRDAMTDLADSIENISAERVRDELVKLLNTNDPVEGIRLLVDSGIAELVLPELPAMKLEIDEHHHHKDVYEHSLTVLTQAIGYEAERHPGEAPDTVLRLAALLHDIGKPATRKLEPGGAVSFHHHDLVGSKLAKKRLRALRFDNDTIASVSRLIELHLRFFGYTEGAWTDAAVRRYVRDAGDQLERLHELTRSDVTTRNRRKADRLGFAYDDLEARIAVLAEQEELDSMRPDLSGDDIMRILDIPPGRAVGDAYRFLLEARMDEGPLGPEDAEARLRAWWASRDEG
- a CDS encoding DUF6049 family protein gives rise to the protein MQILRTVLTAAASALVATGLVIAPAAVDVADAATTSKPASPAAAQAGTASVQVTPSGSGVMNLGDDLSLSVTVTNDTDSALPAGRADLDIIRPVVGTRDILTDWINDTSPDGWPGDPMDRVTIPEVPAHRSVTVDSISVPFADVRLGTLNPFGARRIAASYFAGSTLAVGRSAFTWNPGPDPAPVDVAVAMPVTVPATDDGLLSANTLAADTAVDGTLTQQLDAAEGHSVALAVDPRIIASIRILGDDAPSSATAWLERLEGLRNEKFPLSYADADVTGLRQAGLSGIAAPISFDQAIAAAVDADRFPGATPSPTTTPEPTDQATDPAQDPTDGAGSTTQTPGDTATEPTDTATTDAADGTGNGTGNTDETDPATIPTSASLVSFPWTVDTVAWPVEGTVSSDDLPALRTAGYTSTILSSGNTSAGQDTTVAAAEQVSSTKALVADQGMSDLLRQAADAKSARATDRAMATLRATLATVAVQGSATGPVLLTLDRSWPTDSARLEQALDALEDTAWIAPTDFSTVVDAKPGSLTLQSKDDGSDRLTVLRRLVRSEQALVGFASAVADPVEVTAPARLRTLAAASNAWRADTDGLTTVVDGITADDQKTIASVGIVNSSDITLLGDRSSLPISVRNRSDWPVTVFLTVTPSNSFLRIERNAVEVTIQPRSSTRTTFPVQSVANGKVALSMALTSSSGARIATPATVEINVQAQWETVITALAAIAVVVVFGLGILRNVRRRLRRRNGEPESEEDDDPNRPLEVQPPGPGEPPVDADATPSADPSRSADVSRAADLSRSGGPTTVPGPATAIAAASSGTDTVGGDGDRLEDAIARAGVESSLPSDHRPEEPTISTTQPSAEVDAEQGEGRGLGRASAMLAAGTMISRLLGFAKTFVLAYAIGNSGSRAANAFSVSNQLPNNIYALIAGGLLSAVLIPQIVRAMKQHNDGGTAYVNKIVTLAGSVFIVITIAATLLAPFLVNAYSQGAGDSGKGFTPAQTDLAIAFAFWCLPQILFYAMYSLLGEVLNAKQVFGPFTWAPLINNVIAIAGLVVFIAMFHGRDVNSSVDAWTPLKVAILAGSASFGVFAQAAFLPLFWRRAGLSFRLDFRWRGVGLKSTGTAAGWLFGMILITQLAGLVQSRVASLAEGAGNATLATSWLLFMLPHSIITVSIATAYFTRMSHDAERGDLDAVRRNLSLSLRIVGLFTVFATVALIVTSTSFARIWENTFGLTQAMAWVLVGFMPGLVLFSMLFIIQRVFWALHDHRTPFLMQIVQSGLFVIGALAVATFPAQHIGVGIAVCTTLAGTAQTIVALVLVRKRLGGIDGPNVTRSHVQFLIGALIAGVAGVLVANFFGAFSEGGFAMADVTSALITLVLTGAVMAAVYFGVLVVAKNGEIANAVTLVRSRLGR
- the trxB gene encoding thioredoxin-disulfide reductase, translated to MRELIIIGSGPAGFTAGIYAARAELKPLIVASSVETGGELTKTTEVENFPGFPEGVQGPDLMIKMQEQAEKFGAEVLYDDAVSVDLTGQVKKVTVGSGETYEALTVIYATGSAYRHLGLPDEERLSGHGVSWCATCDGFFFRQKNIAVVGGGDSAMEEATFLTRFADKVTVIHRKDSLRASKIMQDRAMNDPKIEFAWNKEVTGITGDSAVDGVTLKDTVTGEESSLALDGLFIAIGNDPRTHLVHGQLEIAPEGTLAVEGRTSRAVGVPGVFIAGDVLDPTYRQAITAAGSGAVAALDAEKYLADLDHDLTDQAEGVTPAEAIIDVTARV
- the trxA gene encoding thioredoxin, with translation MSSAKAVTDATFEAEVLKSDKTILVDFWAEWCGPCRAVSPILDQIAAEHADKIEIVKLNVDDNPQSAMNYQITSIPAMKVFKGGEVVKTVIGAKPKPALEADLADFLA
- a CDS encoding PLP-dependent aminotransferase family protein produces the protein MTNGNSLDPWYDSYAQRTAGLSASEVRALFAVASRPEVVSLAGGMPFVSALPRELVTGSLDRVMAEDAAMALQYGGGQGLRSLREHIVNVMSLEGIRASAEDVVVTTGSQHALDLVTRLFIDPGDVVLAESPSYVGAIGVFRSYQAETVHVATDELGLVPEALRETIARLRAAGKRMKFLYTIPNFHNPAGVTMSRERRIEVLDICRSNNILVLEDNPYGLLWFDEPAPQAIRSIDDEGVVYLGSFSKTLAPGFRVGWALAPHAIREKLVLANESAVLAPNSFGQYVVNAYLDAADWKGQVDTFRGIYAERRDAMLSALGEFLPDLSWTVPNGGFFIWLTLPESLDSKGMLPRAVKELVAYTPGTAFFADGRGAGNIRLSFCYPTPEQIRVGVKRLASVVNDELELVETFGSASRSSTSVSTSSVSSPQPNMP
- a CDS encoding D-alanine--D-alanine ligase, whose product is MAEFARRHVVVVAGGISHERDISLRSGRRVADSLNGYGWQVDLRDADASLLPALAADRPDVVWPALHGASGEDGALRGILEALDIPYVGSRSTSARLAWDKPTASALVSRAGVRTPRSITLSHDVFRELGAVGVLQAIASEHPVPLAVKPARGGSAQGVTLVENVEDLPRAMVAAYTYCEDAVVEQLIRGTEIAVGIIDTGDGPLALSPVEIVPRNGFYGYEARYNAGETTFFTPARLSPEQSQAASAAAILAHRALGLRHVSRVDIIIDGAGTPWFLEANVLPGLTETSLVPQALSASGFDLGWTYAELAEQAIRDHSA